A genomic stretch from Nocardia wallacei includes:
- a CDS encoding aminoglycoside adenylyltransferase domain-containing protein — translation MAYPLAESPSLPAELRPYLAELVRRTHEVCGGRLVSVFAVGSVALDDYRHGRSDVDVTVIAEPALPARAVPELAAALSALDCPAAGLELVLYDSDFASRPSGAAGFRLNLNCGPLLPYRADFDSSGAPAFWFVIDRAIACQSGRLLYGRPVPEVLAAPTRSTQLAAVRDSVRAHAQDEGHLADNQVLNGCRAVVFCRTGRWVAKSTAAQQIAESDAAVRPLVEEALRSFGRPRTAALSLPHAEVRQFLSWVREHVEDTP, via the coding sequence ATGGCCTACCCGCTCGCGGAATCACCGTCCCTTCCGGCCGAATTGCGCCCGTACCTGGCGGAGCTGGTGCGGCGCACCCATGAGGTGTGCGGAGGGCGGCTGGTCAGCGTCTTCGCCGTCGGCTCCGTCGCGCTCGACGATTACCGGCACGGGCGCAGCGATGTCGACGTCACCGTGATCGCCGAGCCCGCGCTGCCCGCGCGAGCCGTACCCGAGCTGGCGGCTGCGCTGTCGGCGCTCGACTGCCCGGCCGCGGGGCTGGAATTGGTGCTGTACGACAGCGATTTCGCGAGTCGGCCGTCCGGCGCGGCGGGATTCCGGCTGAATCTCAACTGCGGCCCGCTGCTGCCCTACCGGGCCGATTTCGATTCGTCCGGGGCGCCGGCCTTCTGGTTCGTCATCGACCGGGCGATCGCCTGCCAGTCCGGACGGCTGCTCTACGGTCGCCCCGTGCCCGAAGTCCTCGCCGCGCCCACCCGCTCCACGCAATTGGCCGCGGTGCGGGACTCGGTTCGCGCACACGCGCAGGACGAGGGGCACCTGGCCGACAATCAGGTGCTCAACGGCTGCCGCGCGGTGGTCTTCTGTCGCACCGGCCGGTGGGTGGCCAAAAGCACAGCGGCGCAACAGATCGCGGAGTCGGATGCCGCTGTCCGCCCGCTCGTCGAGGAGGCGCTGCGCAGTTTCGGCCGACCTCGCACCGCGGCGCTGTCACTTCCGCACGCCGAGGTGCGGCAATTCCTGTCGTGGGTGCGCGAACACGTCGAGGACACACCCTGA